In a single window of the Natronosalvus caseinilyticus genome:
- a CDS encoding carbohydrate ABC transporter permease codes for MSTNKFGRESGIRNTIAEFVNRYFTAIMLGPALVAIFVVFIYPVLYLIWQSLFRTTLATGGYVQEFVFLDNFRYVLTRGRFVDNLKNSLYYSFGSLTISVCGGLLLALAVNHVKREWLRTSYSTLLLISWASPLVVSALIWRWMFNADLGLINMILTDLGFSEILWLADPTWAMISVTFVDGWVRTPFAMIVFLAGLQAIPQHMYDAAKMDGATSFQAFRNVTIPYLLPSFAIVILINWMFSFRAFGVIWGLTQGGPGNSTHVLATWIYRDGIVNFNLGTGSATSVILVLITLAVAAFVVTKIMVNVEE; via the coding sequence ATGTCAACAAACAAATTCGGACGTGAATCGGGTATACGAAACACGATCGCCGAGTTCGTCAATCGCTACTTTACGGCGATCATGCTCGGCCCCGCCCTCGTCGCCATCTTCGTGGTCTTCATCTACCCGGTATTGTACCTCATCTGGCAATCGCTATTCAGGACGACCCTGGCTACCGGCGGGTACGTACAGGAGTTTGTCTTCCTCGACAACTTCAGGTACGTCCTCACAAGAGGTCGCTTCGTCGATAACCTGAAGAATTCCCTCTACTACTCGTTCGGGTCGCTAACGATATCGGTCTGTGGCGGACTACTCCTCGCACTCGCTGTCAATCACGTGAAGCGGGAGTGGCTTCGGACGTCGTACTCGACGTTACTGCTGATCTCGTGGGCGTCACCGCTCGTCGTCAGTGCACTAATCTGGCGCTGGATGTTCAACGCGGATCTCGGCCTGATCAACATGATCCTCACCGATCTGGGCTTTTCGGAGATCTTGTGGCTCGCCGATCCGACCTGGGCGATGATCTCGGTGACGTTCGTCGATGGCTGGGTGCGGACACCGTTCGCGATGATCGTGTTCCTGGCCGGTCTGCAGGCAATTCCTCAGCACATGTACGACGCGGCGAAGATGGACGGGGCGACTTCGTTTCAGGCGTTTCGAAACGTCACGATCCCGTACCTGCTTCCATCGTTCGCAATCGTGATCCTGATCAACTGGATGTTCTCGTTTCGCGCGTTCGGCGTCATCTGGGGACTCACTCAGGGCGGTCCGGGGAACTCGACGCACGTACTCGCGACGTGGATCTATCGGGATGGCATCGTCAACTTCAATCTCGGCACCGGATCAGCGACCTCCGTCATCCTCGTACTGATCACGCTCGCGGTCGCTGCGTTCGTCGTGACGAAGATCATGGTCAACGTGGAGGAATAA
- a CDS encoding carbohydrate ABC transporter permease, which translates to MASKQIEGNRLLDYSTRKRIWEVLEGPAVVHLVVAMGLVMVLTPIVWTVLTSIQTDHGARQVAYLPQEVTFTTLYNVLVTEQFYLAIYNTLIIASVTTIITVGLGTPAGYVFSRYRFPFDTYVFIAVIAARLFPPIGLLIPYFQIIDSMGLLNTKMGIIFANVYLWLPLVIYMMRNFFMSIPKAIDESARVDGCTKFQSFRKVIFPLALPGFAASAILTFLFSWREFLFAFMVSADRSSMPVSVGAYRFIGDQTTLWASLSAASVLAMLPTVLIIIFFHRYIVSGLTSGAVKG; encoded by the coding sequence ATGGCATCGAAACAAATCGAAGGCAATCGGCTGTTGGATTACTCGACTCGAAAACGCATCTGGGAGGTCCTCGAGGGACCTGCGGTAGTCCACCTCGTCGTCGCGATGGGGCTCGTGATGGTTCTCACGCCCATCGTCTGGACGGTTCTCACGTCGATTCAGACCGATCACGGGGCGCGACAGGTGGCGTACCTCCCCCAGGAGGTGACCTTCACCACGCTGTACAACGTCCTGGTCACCGAGCAGTTCTACCTGGCGATATACAACACGCTCATCATCGCGTCGGTGACGACAATTATCACCGTCGGACTCGGAACCCCGGCGGGCTACGTGTTCAGCCGGTACCGGTTTCCGTTCGACACGTACGTGTTCATCGCGGTGATCGCCGCTCGGCTATTCCCGCCGATTGGGTTGTTGATCCCGTACTTCCAGATCATCGACTCGATGGGGCTGCTCAACACGAAAATGGGGATCATCTTCGCGAACGTCTATCTGTGGCTCCCGCTGGTCATCTACATGATGCGGAACTTCTTCATGTCGATCCCGAAGGCGATCGACGAGTCCGCACGAGTGGACGGCTGCACCAAGTTCCAGTCGTTTCGAAAGGTGATCTTTCCGCTTGCGCTACCGGGATTCGCCGCGAGTGCTATTCTCACCTTCCTGTTTTCCTGGCGGGAGTTCCTCTTCGCGTTCATGGTCAGCGCGGATCGCAGTTCGATGCCGGTCTCGGTCGGGGCGTACCGGTTCATCGGGGACCAGACGACGCTCTGGGCTTCCCTGTCGGCCGCCAGCGTCCTCGCGATGCTCCCGACCGTACTCATCATCATCTTCTTCCACCGGTACATCGTGAGCGGCCTCACTTCGGGGGCGGTGAAGGGATGA
- a CDS encoding ABC transporter ATP-binding protein, whose translation MAQTTHSRSETERNTHVEIDDLLKIYQDDDDPVTAVENLSLEIKEEEFLVLVGPSGCGKTTTLRCVAGLETTTEGKIVIDGEDVTGLDPRQRDVAMVFQNYALYPHKTVRENLAFPLQIRNVANDEVEERVAETAEILSITELLDRKPKDLSGGQQQRVALGRAIIRNASVFLFDEPLSNLDAKLRAQMRTELNKLHKKIGKTTIYVTHDQAEAMMLGDRIAVLNLGELQQVGTPEEIYDEPANRFVAGFIGEPAMNFLPIDVRKAGDRWVVDSDLFELDVPESFANRYPLSEWAELDLTLGVRPESFHDAALATGEHTESDTFTTYVKVIEPVGADKYVTFTDVDRESDAEFTARIDSESEATEERSLEIVADLEDMHVFNDRTGKNLTR comes from the coding sequence ATGGCACAAACAACGCACTCTCGATCGGAAACGGAACGAAACACTCACGTCGAAATCGACGACCTGCTCAAGATTTACCAGGACGACGACGACCCGGTAACCGCAGTCGAAAACCTCTCGCTCGAGATCAAGGAAGAGGAGTTCCTCGTCCTCGTCGGTCCGTCTGGCTGCGGGAAGACGACGACGCTTCGGTGCGTCGCCGGACTCGAGACGACGACGGAGGGAAAGATTGTCATCGACGGCGAGGACGTCACCGGACTGGATCCCCGCCAACGGGACGTGGCGATGGTGTTCCAGAACTACGCGCTGTATCCGCACAAGACCGTCCGGGAGAACCTCGCGTTCCCGCTTCAGATTCGCAACGTCGCAAACGATGAGGTCGAGGAACGCGTCGCCGAAACCGCGGAGATTCTCAGCATCACGGAACTGCTCGACCGCAAACCGAAGGACCTCTCTGGCGGCCAGCAACAGCGGGTCGCGCTCGGGCGAGCGATCATCCGGAACGCATCGGTGTTCCTTTTCGACGAACCGTTGTCGAACCTGGACGCCAAACTCAGAGCGCAGATGCGGACGGAACTGAATAAGCTGCACAAGAAAATCGGGAAGACGACGATATACGTAACTCACGATCAAGCGGAGGCGATGATGCTCGGCGATCGCATCGCTGTCCTCAATCTCGGCGAACTTCAGCAGGTCGGCACGCCAGAGGAGATTTACGACGAACCAGCGAACCGGTTCGTCGCCGGATTCATCGGTGAACCAGCGATGAATTTCCTCCCGATCGACGTCCGGAAAGCTGGCGATCGGTGGGTCGTCGACTCCGACCTGTTCGAACTGGACGTCCCCGAATCGTTTGCGAACAGGTATCCTCTCTCTGAGTGGGCGGAGTTGGACCTGACTCTCGGCGTCAGGCCGGAGAGCTTTCACGATGCGGCACTTGCCACCGGCGAACACACCGAAAGCGACACGTTCACCACCTACGTCAAAGTGATCGAACCGGTGGGCGCGGACAAGTACGTCACGTTCACCGACGTCGACAGGGAGAGCGATGCCGAATTTACGGCTCGGATCGACTCGGAATCAGAGGCAACCGAGGAGCGATCACTCGAAATAGTCGCCGATCTCGAGGATATGCACGTGTTCAACGATCGGACCGGAAAAAACTTGACACGATAG
- a CDS encoding ABC transporter substrate-binding protein, protein MDTNATATGRADTRRGFVTSSGVAATGIAGLSGCLGIGFGRRSDEAEDEIVFYNAGSLEYDPGTAANIDRFESETGISVDVNEVPWNNLKTSLTTIWRNEDGTVDVWNGPSWWLDDFVRSGWLEPLDLPNEHVEKFPDDLVSLMTFDGEVYMAPQFGKWGTYLYDKHSVSAPPETWDDVLELEVPDQSEFGFTWADKDVFMFKQFLYQAGGRMFNEDDEPRFHGRAGRDVMEFIVALRERGKIPVGMASMSEGNLNDAFLAGQFATVNAWTPLGANALEYDRWGESRLGSARLPEGPGGSRATFQDTNGLSISAYSERKPAAMRFVEFMTSRESCKHDMLVEGNPCVVPDVYDDDDVHDAYPSHLLETMQYNLEHAMGETYIAQAQVDDYLSTQITDVLVNDKDPQRALEQAHDDVEALYQEIGIL, encoded by the coding sequence ATGGATACCAATGCCACCGCTACCGGTAGAGCCGACACCCGGCGAGGATTCGTCACCAGTAGCGGCGTCGCTGCGACCGGGATAGCCGGACTATCTGGCTGTCTCGGCATCGGATTCGGCCGTCGGAGCGATGAGGCGGAAGACGAAATCGTGTTCTACAATGCCGGTTCGCTAGAGTACGATCCAGGCACGGCGGCAAACATCGACCGGTTCGAATCGGAAACTGGCATCTCCGTCGACGTGAATGAGGTTCCCTGGAACAACCTCAAAACGAGTCTGACGACGATCTGGCGCAACGAAGACGGGACCGTCGACGTCTGGAACGGTCCGTCGTGGTGGTTAGACGACTTCGTCCGCTCGGGCTGGCTCGAGCCACTCGACCTTCCGAACGAGCACGTCGAGAAGTTCCCTGACGACCTGGTTTCGTTGATGACGTTCGACGGCGAGGTCTACATGGCTCCCCAGTTCGGTAAGTGGGGAACGTATCTCTATGACAAACACTCCGTAAGTGCGCCGCCCGAGACCTGGGACGATGTCCTAGAACTCGAGGTGCCCGATCAGAGCGAGTTCGGGTTCACGTGGGCGGACAAAGACGTGTTCATGTTCAAACAATTTCTCTATCAGGCTGGCGGACGAATGTTCAACGAGGACGATGAACCGAGATTCCACGGCCGGGCTGGCCGCGATGTCATGGAGTTCATCGTTGCGCTTCGGGAGCGCGGCAAGATACCTGTTGGCATGGCCAGTATGAGCGAAGGGAATCTCAATGACGCGTTTCTGGCCGGGCAATTCGCGACTGTCAACGCGTGGACCCCACTGGGCGCGAACGCGCTCGAGTACGATCGCTGGGGAGAATCTCGACTCGGCAGCGCTCGTCTGCCAGAGGGCCCCGGAGGTTCGCGGGCGACGTTTCAGGACACGAATGGGTTGAGCATTTCGGCGTACTCTGAGCGGAAGCCTGCTGCAATGCGATTCGTCGAGTTTATGACCAGTCGAGAGTCGTGCAAACACGACATGCTCGTCGAAGGGAATCCGTGCGTCGTGCCCGATGTCTACGACGACGACGACGTCCACGATGCCTATCCGTCTCATCTCCTCGAGACGATGCAGTACAATCTCGAGCACGCGATGGGTGAAACTTACATCGCACAGGCCCAGGTCGACGACTACCTTTCCACCCAGATTACTGACGTACTCGTCAACGATAAGGATCCCCAGCGAGCGCTCGAGCAGGCTCACGACGACGTCGAAGCACTCTATCAGGAGATCGGCATACTGTAA
- a CDS encoding carbohydrate ABC transporter permease, with product MERSNKSLRRLLDRLFVPMTVGPTLILIVTIIAYPVYRLFVTSLYRTHPITGEWQFVGLENFRRLLFADGADGWLTVFDPSFVAFTRNTIVYVGSSVTISFLLGLGVAMLLDRDLKGRSWIRTAVIVPWILPYVFSGLMWRWMFQAQYGAINGFLLRLGVIEESVAFLSNGTLAMVALIVADVWVFTPFVIVILLAGLQNVPEQLYDAAEVDGASRWSRFWNVTYPFLKPSILVALTIRIIFDLRALDIVWVMTEGGPSKETEVWASFLYRTSMEFQNAGEGAAMGVLMLAVTFGIVTVLYTFFSGSPYEQ from the coding sequence ATGGAACGCTCGAATAAATCGTTGCGGCGGTTGCTCGACCGGCTGTTCGTTCCGATGACCGTCGGACCGACGTTGATCCTCATCGTCACGATAATTGCGTATCCGGTGTATCGCCTGTTCGTTACCAGCCTCTACCGGACCCATCCGATCACGGGGGAGTGGCAGTTCGTCGGCCTCGAGAACTTTCGACGGCTGTTGTTCGCCGACGGTGCCGACGGCTGGCTGACCGTTTTCGACCCGTCGTTCGTGGCGTTCACGCGAAATACGATCGTCTATGTCGGGTCAAGCGTCACGATATCTTTCCTGCTTGGCCTAGGAGTGGCCATGCTACTCGATAGGGATCTGAAGGGACGAAGCTGGATCCGGACGGCGGTCATCGTTCCATGGATCCTCCCGTACGTGTTCAGCGGGCTGATGTGGCGGTGGATGTTTCAGGCGCAGTACGGCGCTATCAACGGCTTTCTCCTCAGGCTGGGGGTGATCGAAGAGAGTGTCGCCTTCCTCTCGAATGGCACGTTAGCGATGGTCGCGCTGATCGTCGCCGACGTCTGGGTGTTCACGCCGTTCGTCATCGTAATCCTGCTTGCCGGCCTCCAGAACGTGCCCGAACAGCTCTACGACGCAGCCGAGGTCGACGGCGCGAGTCGATGGTCCCGGTTCTGGAACGTCACCTACCCGTTCCTGAAACCGTCGATCCTCGTCGCCCTGACGATTCGAATTATCTTCGACCTTCGTGCCCTCGACATCGTCTGGGTCATGACCGAGGGCGGCCCCAGCAAGGAAACGGAAGTCTGGGCGTCTTTTCTCTACCGAACGTCCATGGAGTTCCAGAACGCTGGCGAAGGGGCCGCAATGGGGGTGTTGATGCTGGCGGTGACCTTCGGTATCGTGACGGTTCTGTACACGTTCTTCTCCGGAAGTCCCTACGAACAATGA
- a CDS encoding carbohydrate ABC transporter permease produces MSTKPSTKLARLLGIETGDEWPDVVRERWIAYGLLSLYVIVLWFPVYFIFITSIKPPGEAVSIPASFLPTEPTAANYVDIFTQRPFELYTFNSLVVATTTTVICVTLGTLTGYTFSRYDFIGNRALLLTIVGARMFPPIALIVPFFAIMSDPPLIGGLTGSLYDTRVALILTYIFFNLPFSVWIMKNYFDGIPVSLDEQAQIDGCSAWEGFFKIVLPMAKPGIAATAILAFIFSWNEFVFALVLTSTESSQTLPIAVSLFVADDFIDWARLAAGGMIAAFPGILFGLFFQRHIVSGITRGAVKE; encoded by the coding sequence ATGAGCACGAAACCCTCGACGAAACTCGCGCGTTTGCTCGGCATAGAAACCGGGGACGAGTGGCCGGACGTCGTCAGAGAGCGGTGGATCGCCTACGGTCTGCTCAGCCTCTACGTGATCGTCCTGTGGTTCCCCGTCTACTTCATCTTCATCACGAGCATCAAGCCGCCAGGCGAGGCCGTTTCGATCCCCGCGTCGTTTCTCCCCACGGAGCCGACGGCGGCGAATTACGTCGACATCTTCACCCAGCGCCCGTTCGAACTGTACACGTTCAACAGTTTGGTCGTCGCCACGACAACGACGGTGATCTGCGTCACGCTCGGTACTCTCACCGGGTATACGTTCTCCCGGTACGACTTCATCGGGAACAGGGCGCTGCTGTTGACCATCGTCGGGGCGCGAATGTTCCCGCCGATCGCCCTGATCGTGCCGTTCTTCGCGATCATGTCCGACCCACCGCTGATCGGCGGGCTAACCGGGAGCCTCTACGACACTCGGGTCGCGCTCATCCTCACGTACATCTTCTTCAACCTCCCGTTTAGCGTCTGGATTATGAAAAACTACTTCGACGGCATTCCGGTTTCGCTCGACGAACAGGCACAGATCGACGGCTGTTCCGCCTGGGAAGGATTCTTCAAGATCGTCCTTCCGATGGCCAAACCCGGTATCGCCGCGACGGCCATCCTGGCGTTTATATTCTCGTGGAACGAGTTCGTCTTCGCCCTCGTGCTCACCTCGACGGAGTCGTCCCAGACGCTGCCGATCGCCGTATCGCTGTTCGTCGCCGACGACTTCATCGACTGGGCGCGCCTCGCAGCCGGTGGCATGATCGCCGCCTTTCCCGGCATTCTGTTCGGACTGTTCTTCCAGCGACACATCGTCAGCGGCATCACCCGGGGGGCGGTGAAAGAATGA
- a CDS encoding ABC transporter ATP-binding protein, whose protein sequence is MAEVRLDDLVKRFGDIVAVDGVSLEIPDESFTVLVGPSGCGKTTTLRLIAGLERASDGTIQIGDQVVNDRRAYERDIAMVFQNYALYPHKTVRENMRFGLEQHGVDEAIIEERVADAAALLQIDDFLERKPGELSGGQQQRVALGRAIVRKPNVFLMDEPLSNLDAKLRVQMRAELNKLHDTLSTTMVYVTHDQVEAMTLGDQIAVMDNGQIQQVGPPTYVYSNPRNLFVADFLGSPSMNFLEGAVRREVDNLVIDLGPFQHDVPDEYQWALEDSIGDEVVLGVRSEDVTLRPDGLPATVNVVEPQGEKTVLELGLGDGKTVKASVEPGGPIEVDDRVSVEFDRRSLHYFDSESGESLTFDSETRPTTEGGEQLA, encoded by the coding sequence ATGGCTGAAGTACGACTCGACGATCTCGTCAAGCGGTTCGGCGACATCGTCGCCGTCGACGGCGTTTCACTCGAGATTCCCGACGAGAGTTTCACCGTTCTCGTCGGCCCGTCGGGCTGTGGCAAGACCACGACCCTTCGGCTCATCGCCGGTCTCGAGCGGGCCAGCGACGGGACTATTCAGATTGGTGACCAGGTCGTCAACGACCGACGCGCCTACGAGCGCGACATCGCGATGGTGTTTCAGAACTACGCGCTCTACCCGCATAAGACCGTTCGAGAGAATATGCGGTTCGGCCTCGAACAACACGGCGTCGACGAGGCCATCATTGAAGAGCGTGTCGCCGACGCTGCAGCCCTACTCCAGATCGATGACTTCCTCGAGCGCAAACCCGGTGAACTCTCTGGCGGGCAACAACAACGCGTCGCCCTCGGTCGCGCGATCGTCCGCAAACCGAACGTGTTCCTGATGGACGAACCGCTCAGTAACCTCGATGCGAAGCTTCGCGTCCAGATGCGCGCCGAACTCAACAAGCTCCACGATACGCTCTCGACGACGATGGTGTACGTTACCCACGATCAGGTCGAGGCGATGACGCTTGGCGATCAGATTGCTGTCATGGATAACGGGCAGATCCAGCAGGTCGGCCCGCCGACGTACGTCTACTCCAACCCGCGGAACCTGTTCGTAGCCGACTTCCTCGGCTCGCCGAGTATGAACTTCCTCGAGGGGGCGGTTCGCCGGGAGGTGGACAACCTCGTAATCGACCTCGGGCCGTTCCAGCACGACGTTCCCGACGAGTATCAGTGGGCGCTCGAGGATTCGATCGGTGACGAAGTCGTTCTCGGGGTCCGTTCGGAGGACGTGACCCTGCGACCCGACGGATTGCCGGCGACGGTCAACGTTGTCGAACCCCAGGGTGAAAAGACCGTCCTCGAACTCGGCCTGGGAGACGGCAAAACCGTGAAGGCATCGGTCGAACCGGGCGGCCCGATCGAGGTCGACGACCGGGTGAGCGTCGAGTTCGACCGCCGCTCGCTCCACTACTTCGATTCCGAATCCGGCGAGTCGCTCACGTTCGATTCCGAGACCAGGCCCACGACGGAAGGTGGAGAGCAACTCGCGTGA
- the glpR gene encoding HTH-type transcriptional regulator GlpR, with amino-acid sequence MLPKQRKREIVDVVSEENGQTVTDLADELGVSEATVRRDLQDLESDGLIERSHGGALPVTSVAEERSYSQKQVQNLEAKRAIGRRAAEEVLEGQVVFFDSGTTTMEVAKATPDVAFIAATNSPLIAMELGEHGDVKLTGGTLREQTWALVGPTGEEFLERTNFDVVFLGTNAIHPESGLTTPNEDEARMKSLMVEKAQRVVLVSDGSKLGRRSFVHFADYASIDTFVTDAVLTDAQREPFEAAGVDVVDGVVE; translated from the coding sequence ATGTTGCCTAAACAACGGAAACGTGAAATCGTCGACGTCGTCTCGGAAGAGAACGGACAGACCGTTACCGACCTCGCGGATGAACTCGGCGTCTCCGAGGCGACGGTTCGTCGCGACCTACAGGACCTCGAGTCCGACGGGCTGATCGAACGCTCTCACGGGGGCGCGCTTCCGGTCACCAGCGTCGCCGAGGAACGATCGTACAGCCAGAAACAGGTGCAGAACCTGGAGGCAAAACGCGCCATCGGGCGGCGTGCGGCCGAGGAGGTCCTCGAGGGACAGGTCGTCTTCTTCGATTCCGGTACGACGACGATGGAAGTCGCGAAAGCCACGCCCGACGTCGCGTTCATCGCCGCGACGAACTCGCCGCTCATCGCGATGGAACTGGGCGAACACGGTGACGTGAAGCTGACCGGCGGCACGCTTCGTGAACAGACCTGGGCGCTCGTCGGGCCCACCGGCGAGGAATTCCTCGAGCGGACGAACTTCGACGTCGTCTTCCTCGGAACGAACGCGATCCACCCCGAGTCGGGGCTGACGACGCCGAACGAGGACGAAGCGCGGATGAAGTCGTTGATGGTCGAGAAGGCCCAGCGGGTCGTCCTCGTCTCCGACGGGTCGAAACTCGGTCGGCGGAGTTTCGTCCACTTCGCCGACTACGCCTCGATCGACACGTTCGTGACCGATGCGGTCCTCACCGACGCCCAGCGCGAGCCGTTCGAGGCCGCGGGCGTCGACGTCGTCGACGGGGTGGTCGAGTGA
- the pfkB gene encoding 1-phosphofructokinase has translation MILTVTLNPAVDHTITVEGKLDSDAVKRASMSQYDPGGKGINVSKYLYGLGIETLATGLTGGFLGTYIEEQLVRQKVPNDFVEMGGCTRLNTTILTDDEEYKINQSGHNVKKETVREVVAKVREHDPEMVVVAGSLPPNLGPATIDRIARAGPWQTIVDVQGDLLRGLRSEYFVCKPNRRELGTATGMPVHTVEECVEAAQALRDEGFEHVVASLGDDGALLASPEGIYRAESQDADVVDTVGAGDALLAGVLSTFVRGQSGTAALRMGVTVAAEVVSVPGTTVPEMSGLRSDSTDVPLFTR, from the coding sequence GTGATCCTCACCGTGACTCTCAATCCGGCCGTGGATCACACCATCACTGTCGAGGGAAAACTCGATTCCGACGCCGTCAAGCGCGCGAGTATGTCTCAGTACGATCCCGGCGGGAAGGGGATCAACGTCTCGAAGTACCTCTACGGACTCGGCATCGAGACGCTGGCGACCGGACTCACGGGCGGCTTTCTGGGGACGTACATCGAGGAGCAACTCGTCCGACAGAAAGTGCCGAACGATTTCGTCGAGATGGGGGGCTGTACCCGTCTCAACACGACAATTCTTACGGACGACGAGGAGTACAAGATCAACCAATCGGGACACAACGTCAAGAAAGAAACCGTCCGCGAGGTCGTCGCGAAGGTCCGCGAGCACGACCCCGAGATGGTCGTCGTCGCGGGGAGCCTTCCGCCGAACCTGGGCCCGGCGACGATCGATCGGATCGCTCGAGCGGGGCCGTGGCAGACAATCGTGGACGTCCAGGGAGACCTGCTGAGGGGACTTCGAAGCGAGTACTTCGTCTGTAAACCCAATCGTCGCGAACTCGGCACGGCGACAGGAATGCCCGTCCACACCGTCGAGGAGTGCGTGGAAGCGGCACAGGCGCTCCGCGACGAGGGCTTCGAACACGTCGTCGCATCGCTGGGCGACGACGGCGCACTGCTGGCCTCGCCAGAGGGAATCTATCGGGCGGAATCCCAGGATGCCGACGTCGTCGACACCGTGGGCGCGGGCGACGCGCTACTGGCGGGCGTTCTCTCGACGTTCGTCCGTGGGCAGTCCGGCACCGCCGCCCTCCGCATGGGCGTGACCGTCGCCGCGGAGGTCGTTTCGGTCCCGGGGACGACCGTCCCCGAGATGTCCGGTCTACGCTCGGACTCGACCGACGTCCCGCTCTTTACAAGGTGA
- a CDS encoding PTS fructose transporter subunit IIC has protein sequence MTVTTALSAHLASVRRDVMTGVSFMIPFVTIGGVFFAAAHIAGGAGALERPGTLAWFLAEIGRAGLAFAVPAFGAYIAYGIADRPALAPGFVLAALVQQGAVVEQAGRIVGIETGQAGAGYLGALGVGLLVGVVVAALARIDVPTAIEPLVPVLLLPVLVTCVLAPVVLFVLAPPLALAMERLTALVRDPSGLEAIALGAVLGAMMAVDGGGPVNKIAYVFGVTLIPEQIYAPMAAVMIAGMVPPLGLALSNVVAPQKYPWGRYERARPALAMGLSFVTEGVIPYATADPARVVPSTVLGSATAAATAVWLGVTMPAPHGGILVVLLANNWIQFLACLAVGTVVTAAVVTALKPDYEAVSSGARSKDRGRVTD, from the coding sequence ATGACCGTCACGACCGCCCTCTCAGCCCACCTCGCGTCGGTTCGACGGGACGTCATGACCGGCGTGAGCTTCATGATCCCGTTCGTCACCATCGGCGGCGTCTTCTTCGCGGCGGCCCACATCGCTGGGGGAGCGGGGGCACTCGAGCGACCGGGCACGCTCGCGTGGTTTCTCGCCGAGATCGGTCGTGCGGGGCTCGCGTTCGCGGTGCCGGCGTTCGGCGCGTACATCGCCTATGGAATCGCCGATCGACCCGCGCTCGCGCCAGGATTCGTCCTGGCCGCGCTCGTCCAGCAGGGCGCGGTCGTCGAGCAGGCGGGCCGGATCGTCGGGATCGAGACGGGCCAGGCGGGAGCGGGGTATCTGGGGGCGCTCGGGGTCGGACTCCTCGTCGGCGTCGTCGTCGCCGCCCTCGCTCGAATCGACGTCCCGACGGCCATCGAACCGCTCGTCCCGGTTCTTCTCCTTCCCGTCTTGGTAACCTGTGTACTCGCGCCGGTCGTGCTCTTCGTGCTCGCGCCACCGCTCGCGCTCGCGATGGAGCGACTGACGGCTCTGGTTCGCGACCCGTCCGGTCTCGAGGCGATCGCACTGGGGGCCGTACTGGGGGCGATGATGGCGGTCGACGGCGGCGGCCCTGTCAACAAGATCGCGTACGTATTCGGCGTGACACTGATTCCCGAACAGATTTACGCGCCGATGGCGGCGGTGATGATCGCCGGTATGGTGCCGCCGCTCGGACTCGCGCTGTCCAACGTCGTCGCCCCGCAGAAGTACCCGTGGGGGCGCTACGAACGCGCCAGACCCGCGCTGGCGATGGGACTGTCGTTCGTCACCGAGGGGGTGATCCCCTACGCGACCGCCGACCCCGCTCGGGTCGTCCCTAGCACCGTGCTCGGAAGCGCGACCGCGGCCGCGACGGCGGTGTGGCTCGGCGTGACGATGCCCGCGCCCCACGGCGGGATCCTCGTCGTGCTTTTGGCCAATAACTGGATCCAGTTCCTGGCGTGTCTCGCCGTCGGAACCGTCGTGACGGCCGCGGTCGTCACGGCCCTCAAACCCGACTACGAGGCCGTTTCGAGCGGGGCGAGATCGAAAGACAGGGGAAGAGTGACTGATTAA
- a CDS encoding PTS sugar transporter subunit IIA, whose product MDDIDAVLTPELIALQEPPPDAYACIEYLLDCAVEAGRVTDRDVALEAVLAREAETSPAVGKGVGLFHARTEAVRRATVAFTRSSEGVPLGDADAEPATLLFMLLVPADENGADDHLETLSSLSRALVHDEVRERLHDAESPAEVRTALAEAIS is encoded by the coding sequence ATGGACGACATCGACGCCGTACTCACACCGGAGCTCATCGCGCTCCAGGAGCCACCCCCGGACGCGTACGCCTGCATCGAGTACCTGCTCGACTGCGCCGTCGAGGCCGGTCGCGTGACGGACCGCGACGTCGCACTCGAGGCCGTCCTCGCCCGCGAGGCCGAGACGAGCCCTGCAGTGGGGAAGGGTGTCGGCCTGTTCCACGCCAGGACCGAGGCCGTCAGGCGGGCGACGGTCGCGTTCACCCGCTCGAGCGAGGGGGTCCCTCTCGGCGACGCGGACGCCGAACCGGCGACGCTCCTGTTCATGCTGCTCGTTCCCGCCGACGAGAATGGGGCCGACGACCACCTCGAGACGCTCAGTTCGCTCTCGCGTGCGCTCGTACACGACGAGGTGCGCGAGCGGCTTCACGACGCCGAGTCCCCCGCGGAGGTCCGAACCGCGCTCGCGGAGGCGATCTCTTGA